In one Candidatus Zymogenus saltonus genomic region, the following are encoded:
- a CDS encoding MFS transporter, protein MKLDFKKTFLIGFGFFGVSIIWMVYNTLVPLILEKYIASATIIGLFMTFDNILAVTVQPIIGAVSDKTKTRIGRRMPYILIGAPIAAVFFVYIPVAEIFWILIMTIVMMNLFMALYRSPVIALMPDVIPSPLRSKANGIINFMGGVGAIIATLIGGRLFDVNHNIPFSGAAVILVIAVILLYFTVKEPKEIPKEEGEDFSWKLVRISSIAIACGLITFFVFNSLGLMSSLFTRFFDSAYQGYVLVSLVVFTCIVFFFLFRMVEKSAIFIFLAIFFWFFGYNGVETFFTLYGKHTLGLSTGTTTQILSVFIVSFIIFSIPSGYFATKFGRKKTIIGGLVGMTVFIGALAFTTNVTFVYIIMFLGGISWAAININSIAMIWDISTEEMLGLYTGLYYFFSMLAQTVSPPIIGIVKDRTGDFQSMFYVVPFFFLAALIMMIFVKKGEAKEMTTAEMMEQMEV, encoded by the coding sequence ATGAAACTTGATTTTAAAAAGACCTTTCTAATCGGGTTCGGATTTTTCGGAGTATCCATAATCTGGATGGTTTACAACACGCTTGTACCCTTAATACTTGAGAAATACATCGCATCGGCGACAATCATAGGGCTTTTCATGACATTTGACAACATCCTTGCCGTCACCGTCCAGCCTATTATAGGCGCGGTCAGCGACAAGACGAAAACAAGAATAGGGAGGCGTATGCCCTATATACTTATCGGCGCGCCTATTGCCGCCGTGTTCTTTGTCTATATCCCGGTTGCAGAGATTTTCTGGATACTGATAATGACCATCGTCATGATGAACCTCTTCATGGCGCTTTACCGCTCTCCCGTCATAGCGCTTATGCCGGACGTCATCCCATCGCCCCTGAGGAGCAAGGCGAACGGGATTATCAACTTCATGGGCGGTGTCGGGGCGATCATTGCCACCCTAATCGGGGGCCGTCTGTTTGACGTCAATCACAATATCCCCTTTTCCGGCGCCGCGGTGATTCTGGTTATCGCCGTAATTCTCCTCTATTTCACGGTCAAGGAGCCTAAAGAAATTCCAAAAGAAGAAGGGGAAGACTTTTCATGGAAATTGGTTAGAATTTCCTCTATCGCCATTGCCTGCGGGCTTATCACCTTCTTCGTATTTAACTCATTAGGATTGATGAGTAGTCTCTTTACAAGGTTCTTTGATTCGGCATATCAAGGATATGTCCTTGTTTCCCTTGTTGTCTTTACCTGTATAGTATTCTTTTTCCTGTTCAGGATGGTCGAGAAAAGCGCGATCTTTATCTTCCTCGCCATCTTCTTCTGGTTTTTCGGCTACAACGGTGTCGAGACCTTCTTTACCCTCTACGGCAAGCACACCCTCGGACTGTCAACCGGAACAACCACACAGATTCTCTCGGTTTTCATTGTATCCTTCATTATCTTTTCCATTCCCAGCGGATACTTCGCCACAAAGTTCGGGAGGAAAAAGACCATCATCGGGGGACTTGTCGGGATGACCGTCTTCATCGGGGCCCTGGCTTTTACAACGAATGTTACTTTCGTGTATATCATAATGTTTCTTGGCGGTATCTCGTGGGCGGCCATAAATATCAACTCCATAGCGATGATCTGGGACATTTCAACAGAGGAGATGTTAGGTCTGTACACCGGCCTCTACTACTTTTTCTCCATGCTTGCGCAGACCGTCTCTCCACCCATTATAGGGATAGTAAAAGACAGGACGGGAGACTTCCAGTCGATGTTTTATGTCGTCCCATTCTTCTTCTTGGCGGCCCTCATCATGATGATATTC
- a CDS encoding isochorismatase family protein has product MSPLMPSADDTGLVVVDFQTALLSAMKEKIADKITKNGVILIKGAKILGLPIVVTEQYPRGLGETIPPIIEALGDSYRPFEKLSFSIMGEEEIRKAVIGLKVKNIVLCGMETHVCVLQSGLDLVDFGIVPYVAADAVSSRKKLDWEIAMDLARRGGGEVTSTETVLFKLLKAAGGSEFKEISKLLK; this is encoded by the coding sequence ATGAGTCCTTTGATGCCCTCCGCTGACGATACAGGCCTTGTCGTCGTAGACTTTCAGACGGCCCTCCTCTCGGCGATGAAGGAGAAGATTGCGGACAAAATCACCAAAAACGGCGTAATCCTCATAAAGGGGGCGAAGATCCTGGGGCTTCCCATCGTGGTTACGGAGCAGTACCCCAGGGGGCTGGGCGAGACGATCCCCCCAATAATCGAGGCGCTGGGGGATTCTTACAGGCCGTTTGAGAAACTCTCGTTTTCCATCATGGGAGAGGAGGAGATAAGAAAAGCGGTTATCGGCCTTAAGGTCAAAAATATCGTGCTCTGCGGGATGGAGACCCACGTCTGCGTCCTGCAGAGCGGACTGGACCTCGTTGACTTCGGGATTGTCCCCTATGTCGCCGCAGATGCGGTGTCGTCGAGGAAAAAGCTCGACTGGGAGATCGCGATGGACCTCGCCAGGAGGGGCGGCGGGGAGGTGACGTCGACGGAGACGGTACTCTTCAAGCTTCTGAAGGCGGCCGGCGGAAGCGAGTTCAAGGAGATATCCAAGCTGCTGAAGTAG